A window from Drosophila subobscura isolate 14011-0131.10 chromosome O, UCBerk_Dsub_1.0, whole genome shotgun sequence encodes these proteins:
- the LOC117896420 gene encoding uncharacterized protein LOC117896420 translates to MCSKDRYLQLFCPDLLPGKAPNWFAYSMNPNWFHQEELLRSIYSTQDLQTECQIMGLMMSVSRSRAQFPPSVLRRVGGMDNKTKPEPTDADVVFGRCEKLPPEPHCGWGRSRIEWLWQLERQQKLTQAWLEPLGSIDLAKSTDIRGQSKSKNKTRGRRHPAGCWCWLRHSCGLGLDSDTDSLDVPHCRRETSS, encoded by the coding sequence ATGTGCTCCAAGGATCGGTATCTGCAATTGTTTTGTCCAGATCTTCTGCCGGGCAAAGCGCCCAATTGGTTTGCCTACAGCATGAATCCCAACTGGTTTCATCAGGAGGAACTGCTGCGCTCCATCTACAGCACACAGGACCTGCAAACGGAGTGCCAAATTATGGGTCTAATGATGTCCGTGTCCAGGTCAAGGGCGCAGTTTCCGCCGTCTGTGCTCAGACGAGTCGGTGGCAtggacaacaaaacaaagccgGAACCAACCGATGCCGATGTGGTCTTTGGCCGCTGCGAGAAATTGCCGCCAGAGCCCCACTGTGGCTGGGGCCGATCACGCAtcgagtggctgtggcagctggaGCGACAGCAAAAGCTGACTCAAGCCTGGCTAGAGCCGCTCGGCTCCATCGACCTGGCCAAGAGTACTGACATCCgtggccaaagcaaaagcaaaaacaagacCAGAGGCAGACGGCATCCAGcaggctgctggtgctggcttcGTCACAGCTGCGGCCTGGGCCTCGACTCCGACACGGACAGCCTGGACGTGCCCCACTGCCGCCGCGAGACAAGTTCGTGA